The DNA segment TAAATTACATGTCCTTGCATTTCTGAATGAAACGGCGTTTTGTTCCCAAAGCCGCCTTGCACCGGGGCGTGCTATCAACGGACTCCGCCACTAAACGCGCTGTGTGCGTAAGGTGCAGAAATCAGCCGGCATGGGCAGCGAGTCCTCCTCGATGATGTCGCAAAGGATGGCCAGAGATTCCTCGGCGTACAGCATGCCCCACACGTTAGGACCGCGAACAAACTCGGTCACCGTGAGCACGAGAAACCGGAGCTTGAGGAAGAAAGGCCGCACCACGGAATGGAGGCCAGCTGGCTCTCCGCCAACCTTGCCTCTCTCGAGACACTGCCTGCTGCAGCAGGCGTGGACGGCTTGCAGCACCGACATCTCAGGTGCATTGTGCACGTTGTCGAGAATGTAGTTCGCGGTGTAGTGCAGGCAGGATTCGAACGTCTCCGACGCGAGAACGAAGAGGCCATTGTTGTGGAGGACGACCTTGGCGGACCCGTCCGCGCCGTCTTCGCCCATCGTCAGGATGTAGTCCAGAAACGGACATACGTCATCGGGCTCCATATAGCGCTCCACGTATGCGACGCACCTGGCTGCCAATTCAGGCACCATGTATTCGACTGCAGCGCTGCGGGTGCAGGTCGCCTGGTGAACGCTTTCCACCTGGAGCTGTTCACTGTAGAAATACCTGCGTCGCAGAGCAGGTGACCATAATAGGGCCCGTTGTCGTCTTTCAACAGCAAAAGTGTAACAGAATCGTCCCACTTTATTCTTATTTGAATGAGAAGCGGGAAACGCTTCCTGTAGTCTATTGAGATAAAACATAAACGCAAAGCTCTGGTTGTGGGCAGTAATGGTTTCTGGGTGACAGGGTACCGTAACCAGCATGCTATGGAATTAGCGTTCAAACAAGCAGGCCG comes from the Amblyomma americanum isolate KBUSLIRL-KWMA chromosome 1, ASM5285725v1, whole genome shotgun sequence genome and includes:
- the LOC144117258 gene encoding BTB/POZ domain-containing protein 6-B-like; translation: MILALQNDVFRAMFFGHFAREDRLTIMDLHPDGVEGLLRYFYSEQLQVESVHQATCTRSAAVEYMVPELAARCVAYVERYMEPDDVCPFLDYILTMGEDGADGSAKVVLHNNGLFVLASETFESCLHYTANYILDNVHNAPEMSVLQAVHACCSRQCLERGKVGGEPAGLHSVVRPFFLKLRFLVLTVTEFVRGPNVWGMLYAEESLAILCDIIEEDSLPMPADFCTLRTQRV